A window of the Henckelia pumila isolate YLH828 chromosome 3, ASM3356847v2, whole genome shotgun sequence genome harbors these coding sequences:
- the LOC140891039 gene encoding uncharacterized protein has protein sequence MAKKVVSHQRHVGGLEAPRNSLEFPVETSYGLCAVRDNILYAYKVTKESSDKNYHPSEAPMKRLISEEIAEKLKMKKNSPSIVARLMGVDMLPFDSKAALEVVEVKNKTSEGKLLGKERSVKGSVRHVLPASNPSQQLEPGSLNHHIDSYSGTCGTRVKLNKPKPREHPQEEELQRFKKEFEAWQAARFRECSKVVEYSSDIIQLVAQADLNREKTYCYSNSKRIETGDRLREPKDLAVLAGPHETLTLQNRKMKSKYCPAEEKESLYSNRITQTDICASQMMNSDLSLDMVSAPTKIVILQPGPGRLSLFEDSWNNTPSTSEERGSIEDFLEEVKERLKNELQGKSSKKRTTARGGEIETPYWGKPSEPKQIAQHIAQQVRDGAAKELGMNLHRSESTRSYRSEIQFNGTDSPEFINRDTRKFLTERLTNVLKGEAHREISLSVPDRTKRSVSGGDKMSYPDNFTSELETQSLAFRREFDDSVVQHKQLSPRNLVRSLSAPVSGTSFGKLLLEDRHILTGAQIRRKHEVFEKASLTTKKQKKDRFNIKQKVSSFKYSLTLRGRLFRRRVKSIQEPPQKNKHFLKDITSGPTVMMNFCETRENFTEVPPSPASVCSSIHEECWRPTDYLSTTPSSGVHQLEESEMPQVFKEINSNLNELRRRLSQLDGSFPVETINEQQPMEVEIDIEDHDEAFVRDLLVAAGLYDGSLSRSLSKWDPLGKSISYQVFEEVEDSYRRQATKDNEMCTKYHGEKSSHKMILDLLNEVLPTILKQPVNMSRHIEKANGFLHKAPRGRKLLSCLWQIIQENLYPAADESYYSLDNLLARDLQSNLWSGLMDDDINFISREIEYQITKDLIDEMIELI, from the exons ATGGCAAAAAAAGTTGTTTCACATCAGAGACATGTTGGGG GTTTGGAGGCACCACGAAACAGTTTGGAGTTTCCGGTGGAGACATCGTATGGCTTATGTGCTGTAAGAGATAACATACTG TATGCTTATAAAGTTACGAAGGAGTCATCTGACAAGAACTACCATCCCTCTGAGGCCCCAATGAAAAGGTTGATCAGCGAGGAGATTgccgaaaaattaaaaatgaaaaaaaattcaccTAGCATAGTGGCTCGTCTAATGGGAGTTGATATGCTACCCTTCGATTCAAAAGCTGCGCTAGAAGTGGTTgaagtaaaaaataaaacttcggAAGGCAAGTTGTTGGGCAAGGAACGATCAGTTAAAGGCTCGGTTCGCCATGTCCTTCCTGCCTCAAATCCCTCTCAGCAGCTGGAACCCGGTTCCCTTAACCATCATATTGACAGCTATTCTGGAACATGTGGCACTCGTGTAAAGTTGAACAAGCCAAAGCCTCGAGAACATCCTCAAGAAGAAGAACTGCAGAGGTTTAAGAAAGAATTTGAAGCTTGGCAAGCTGCAAGATTTAGGGAATGTTCTAAGGTTGTAGAATACAGCAGCGACATAATACAGTTGGTTGCACAAGCAGACCTCAACAGAGAAAAGACTTATTGTTATTCTAATTCTAAAAGAATTGAGACTGGTGATAGACTGAGAGAACCCAAGGATCTTGCGGTTCTAGCAGGGCCACATGAAACACTTACTCTGCAGAACCGCAAAATGAAAAGCAAATATTGTCCAGCCGAGGAGAAGGAATCTCTATATTCAAATAGGATAACTCAAACTGACATATGTGCATCTCAGATGATGAATTCTGATCTCTCACTTGATATGGTTTCAGCTCCCACCAAGATTGTTATTTTACAGCCCGGTCCTGGAAGATTGAGTCTTTTTGAAGATTCATGGAATAATACGCCTAGCACTTCAGAAGAGAGAGGTAGCATAGAAGATTTCCTTGAAGAGGTGAAAGAAAGACTGAAGAATGAACTTCAAGGTAAAAGTTCTAAAAAGAGGACAACTGCTAGAGGAGGAGAAATCGAGACTCCTTATTGGGGAAAGCCTTCCGAACCAAAACAAATAGCTCAGCATATAGCTCAACAAGTCAGAGATGGCGCGGCAAAAGAACTTGGGATGAATTTACATCGGTCAGAGTCCACAAGGTCATACAGAAGTGAAATTCAGTTTAATGGAACAGATTCTCCCGAGTTCATTAACAGAGACACAAGAAAATTCTTGACAGAGAGGCTGACAAATGTTCTGAAAGGAGAAGCACATCGAGAAATTTCTTTGTCTGTCCCGGATAGAACTAAAAGATCAGTGTCAGGTGGTGATAAAATGAGCTACCCTGATAATTTTACTAGTGAACTAGAAACTCAAAGTCTGGCTTTTAGACGGGAGTTTGATGACAGTGTAGTGCAGCACAAACAACTTTCCCCTCGAAACCTGGTTAGATCTTTGTCTGCTCCAGTATCAGGAACTTCATTTGGGAAGCTCCTTCTTGAGGATCGCCATATACTAACCGGGGCACAAATAAGGAGGAAACATGAAGTTTTTGAGAAAGCCTCGTTGACTACCAAAAAACAGAAAAAGGATAGGTTCAACATTAAACAAAAGGTTTCAAGCTTTAAATACAGCTTGACTCTCCGAGGTAGGTTGTTTCGTAGGAGAGTTAAGTCGATACAGGAACCACCTCAAAAGAATAAACACTTCTTAAAAGACATCACGAGTGGACCAACTGTGATGATGAATTTCTGCGAAACACGC GAAAATTTCACTGAAGTGCCGCCAAGCCCCGCATCTGTGTGCAGCAGCATTCATGAAGAGTGCTGGAGGCCAACAGATTACTTAAGTACAACACCATCTTCAGGTGTACATCAGCTGGAGGAAAGTGAGATGCCTCAAGTGTTCAAGGAAATAAACTCAAACTTGAATG AGTTGCGAAGAAGACTGAGTCAACTCGACGGTTCTTTTCCAGTGGAGACTATAAACGAACAGCAACCAATGGAAGTTGAAATAGACATAGAGGATCATGATGAAGCCTTTGTTAGAGATTTGCTTGTGGCTGCAGGTCTGTATGATGGTTCACTGAGTCGTTCTTTGTCTAAATGGGATCCACTTGGTAAGTCTATCAGCTATCAAGTCTTTGAAGAGGTGGAGGATTCTTATAGACGACAAGCCACTAAGGATAACGAAATGTGCACAAAATATCATGGAGAAAAATCAAGTCACAAGATGATTCTTGATTTGTTAAATGAAGTACTTCCAACTATACTCAAGCAACCTGTGAATATGTCGAGGCATATCGAAAAAGCTAATGGATTTTTGCATAAAGCTCCACGTGGAAGGAAGCTACTATCTTGTTTGTGGCAAATTATTCAAGAAAATttgtaccctgcagctgatgaaTCATATTATTCTCTCGATAATCTGCTGGCCCGAGATTTGCAGTCAAACCTATGGTCCGGTTTGATGGATGATGATATAAACTTTATCAGTAGAGAGATTGAATATCAGATAACTAAAGATTTGATCGACGAAATGATTGAGCTTATTTGA